The Faecalibacter sp. LW9 genome has a segment encoding these proteins:
- the cas2 gene encoding CRISPR-associated endonuclease Cas2 — translation MSFSRYNAYRIMWVLVFFDLPTETKKQRSQATRFRKELLDDGFNMFQFSIYLRHCPSKENAEVHIKRVKKVLPQYGKVGILCITDKQFGMMEIFFAKLEADLPKGPQQLELF, via the coding sequence ATGAGTTTTTCACGATATAATGCATATAGAATCATGTGGGTATTAGTATTTTTCGATTTACCAACCGAAACAAAAAAGCAACGCAGTCAAGCCACGCGTTTTCGCAAAGAACTATTAGATGATGGATTCAATATGTTTCAATTTTCCATCTATCTCAGACATTGTCCCAGCAAAGAGAATGCAGAAGTACACATCAAACGAGTCAAAAAAGTGTTGCCCCAATACGGTAAAGTGGGAATACTATGCATCACCGATAAACAATTTGGGATGATGGAAATATTTTTTGCAAAATTAGAAGCGGATTTGCCCAAAGGACCTCAACAATTGGAACTTTTTTAG
- the cas9 gene encoding type II CRISPR RNA-guided endonuclease Cas9 (Cas9, originally named Csn1, is the large, multifunctional signature protein of type II CRISPR/Cas systems. It is well known even to general audiences because its RNA-guided endonuclease activity has made it a popular tool for custom editing of eukaryotic genomes.) — protein sequence MKTLGIDAGTNSIGWAIRDTQFDDNQIIDYGVITFEKGVASEKGIEFPKVQKRTESRGKRINYRAEKYRKWALLEFLIINKMCPLSIEELNDWRKYNKNNARKYPQSKEFINWLRFDFNQDGKPDFHLINCSKNENLFAFRAFAIDEKYTKVYQDNPMLLGRILYQLVQRRGFKGRDEEEAKLILNGSDDTLGRNELEQYLIKHKSLGAALYYHQKDKGVRIRKRYNLRKDYENELKLLSDIYSFSEEQYQQLWKAIIWQRPLRTQKGLVGYCIYEKNKKRVQISHPLYEEYRVWNFINNLKISPPEGVQYIDYIEKKIYPLFYKSADFELKVILKQLQKDGASINSKYKDYTKVNAAKLLNLFDDIFGLDWKKKLDWDQIHKRESQPLKKTTSNYSFEDIWHVLNTFDSQENLFDFAINKLNLQEDKALKFSKFKLNQGYATLSLSAIKKIIPFLQSGVPYHYAVFLANIYKVLGAKTITQTMIDSLIEDFKEIESKNSHLKLILTIVNSLIIDEMNNEHRYSIEDNRELDDSEINRVNHKIKEIIGESSWGNLDPSTQEEIFKAVKDRFKTFLCKPIRNKENLFEKLPTIHNQVFQQLKDKYNIPDERIKFLWHPSEQENYTIADDFVLYKVNHKDIYVNSNDEDRFKAQNPNAVREGRTIKLLGSPEPITKGLKNPMALKTMHKIKKLINFLIQNNKIDEDTRIVIEIARELNDANKRKALDRWNRLREAENEGYSKIIEEINQECNTKFNPKDQVLIRKIRLWKEQNHMCLYTGVMIPKCEVLNGNKYDLEHTIPASISFDNELKNLTLADTNFNRNIKGKKFPAQLENHEQILNNIKFIEEKIKKLDKDLKEWINKTSYASTKEIKDNCIQRHHLIKMELDYWKYKYNTFTLNEYKASWKNSQIRDTQIVTKYLRPYLQTVFKNVSVEKASVVNIFKEIYKVKFMSDIKNRSTHSHHAIDASILTLIPNAYHRERILNLYNLEKDNNTGKTYHELPKDWPSFKPVTIKEIDNKILINNLIENRTTKQTYKTIRKKGKIVWTDKKNLVKQIASGDTIRGQLHGESLYGAIKTPLRNENNQILFNNDRTMKLSEEPILVIRKELVYKKDNNSPGFKNLDELQKVIVDQALFEMIKKQVEEVGDFKTALSNGIWMFDKKGYRVNKIRRIRCKETMKFKTAVQVHHHSFPSKFEYKATTLAKNGENALCLFYKEGTNRGMNILSISEIAQLKPKDDTFFFQEPEFNTIQSGKGKKAINIPLYAILRTGQKVLFYKESIEELKELSLKDLSKRLYKIYQFESDGRMKFRHHLAAGIDTELKKINKEFSSFKLEEEPIFLRIRQAEWKFAIDNVDFKIQLDGSINFL from the coding sequence ATGAAAACATTAGGTATTGATGCTGGTACAAACTCTATTGGATGGGCTATTAGAGATACTCAATTTGACGATAATCAAATTATAGATTATGGTGTAATTACATTTGAAAAAGGTGTTGCTTCCGAAAAAGGCATCGAATTTCCTAAAGTTCAAAAAAGAACTGAAAGTAGAGGGAAAAGGATAAATTATCGTGCAGAAAAATATCGTAAATGGGCTTTATTAGAATTTTTAATAATAAATAAAATGTGTCCACTTTCAATCGAGGAATTAAACGATTGGAGGAAATATAATAAGAATAATGCTAGAAAATATCCACAATCCAAAGAATTTATTAATTGGTTAAGATTTGATTTTAACCAAGATGGTAAACCTGATTTTCATTTAATTAATTGTTCTAAAAACGAAAACTTATTTGCTTTTCGTGCATTTGCAATTGATGAAAAATATACAAAAGTTTACCAAGATAACCCAATGCTATTAGGACGTATTCTATATCAATTAGTACAAAGAAGGGGATTTAAGGGACGTGATGAAGAAGAAGCTAAATTAATATTAAATGGTTCTGATGATACTTTAGGTAGAAATGAATTAGAACAATATTTAATTAAACATAAATCTCTAGGTGCTGCATTATATTATCACCAAAAAGATAAAGGTGTCCGCATCAGAAAACGATATAATCTAAGAAAAGATTATGAAAATGAATTAAAATTACTTTCTGACATTTATTCTTTTTCAGAAGAGCAATACCAACAGTTATGGAAAGCTATTATATGGCAAAGACCGCTAAGAACTCAGAAAGGTCTAGTTGGTTATTGTATTTATGAAAAAAATAAAAAAAGAGTTCAGATTAGTCATCCACTTTATGAAGAATATAGGGTTTGGAACTTCATTAATAACCTTAAAATTAGTCCTCCAGAAGGAGTTCAATATATAGATTATATAGAGAAAAAAATATATCCTCTCTTTTATAAATCTGCTGATTTTGAATTAAAAGTAATTTTAAAACAATTACAGAAGGATGGTGCTAGTATTAATTCGAAATATAAGGATTATACTAAAGTAAATGCGGCTAAGCTATTAAACTTATTTGATGATATATTTGGACTGGATTGGAAAAAAAAGCTGGATTGGGATCAAATACATAAAAGAGAATCTCAACCTCTAAAAAAAACAACCAGTAATTATTCTTTCGAAGATATTTGGCACGTTTTAAATACATTCGATTCTCAAGAGAATTTATTTGATTTTGCGATCAATAAACTTAATTTACAAGAAGACAAAGCGCTTAAATTTTCTAAATTTAAACTTAACCAAGGTTATGCAACGTTAAGTTTATCTGCTATTAAAAAAATTATCCCATTCTTACAAAGTGGTGTACCTTATCACTACGCTGTGTTTTTAGCAAATATTTATAAAGTTCTGGGTGCTAAAACTATCACTCAAACTATGATTGATTCTTTGATTGAAGATTTTAAAGAAATTGAAAGTAAAAATTCTCACTTAAAATTAATTCTCACAATTGTAAATAGTTTAATAATCGATGAAATGAATAACGAACATCGATATTCAATCGAAGATAATAGAGAATTAGATGATTCAGAAATCAATAGAGTTAATCATAAAATTAAAGAAATTATAGGGGAGTCATCTTGGGGTAATTTAGATCCATCCACACAAGAAGAAATATTTAAAGCTGTAAAAGATAGGTTTAAAACTTTTCTTTGTAAGCCTATACGAAATAAAGAAAATCTATTTGAGAAGCTTCCTACAATTCATAATCAAGTATTTCAACAATTAAAAGATAAATATAATATACCTGACGAACGCATAAAATTTCTATGGCATCCTTCGGAACAAGAAAATTATACGATTGCCGATGATTTTGTCTTATATAAAGTAAATCATAAAGATATTTATGTGAATTCTAATGATGAAGATCGATTTAAAGCGCAAAATCCTAATGCAGTTAGAGAGGGTCGTACGATTAAATTGCTTGGATCTCCAGAACCTATAACAAAAGGTTTAAAAAATCCAATGGCTTTAAAAACAATGCATAAAATTAAAAAGCTTATAAATTTTTTGATTCAAAACAATAAAATTGATGAGGATACTCGCATCGTTATAGAAATTGCCCGTGAATTAAATGATGCAAATAAAAGAAAAGCTTTAGATCGTTGGAATAGATTAAGAGAAGCTGAAAATGAAGGGTATAGTAAAATTATAGAAGAAATTAATCAAGAATGCAATACTAAATTTAATCCTAAAGATCAAGTGCTTATCCGTAAAATTAGATTATGGAAAGAGCAAAATCATATGTGTTTATATACAGGTGTTATGATTCCTAAATGTGAAGTGTTAAATGGTAATAAATACGATTTAGAACATACAATTCCTGCAAGTATATCTTTTGACAATGAATTAAAAAATCTAACACTTGCGGATACTAATTTTAACCGAAATATAAAGGGAAAGAAATTTCCAGCACAATTAGAAAATCACGAACAAATTTTAAACAACATCAAATTTATTGAAGAAAAAATAAAAAAACTTGATAAAGACCTAAAAGAATGGATTAACAAAACTTCTTATGCATCAACAAAAGAGATAAAGGATAACTGTATTCAAAGGCACCATTTAATTAAAATGGAGTTGGATTATTGGAAATATAAGTACAACACCTTTACATTAAATGAATATAAAGCTTCTTGGAAAAATAGTCAAATAAGAGATACTCAGATTGTTACGAAATATTTACGTCCATATTTACAAACAGTTTTTAAAAATGTATCGGTAGAAAAAGCATCTGTTGTCAACATTTTCAAAGAAATTTATAAGGTTAAATTTATGAGTGATATAAAAAATCGTTCTACTCATAGTCATCATGCTATAGATGCTTCCATTCTTACATTAATTCCTAATGCATATCACAGAGAGCGAATATTAAACTTATATAACTTAGAAAAGGATAATAATACGGGAAAAACATATCACGAATTACCAAAGGATTGGCCTAGTTTTAAACCCGTAACAATCAAAGAGATTGACAATAAGATTTTAATCAATAATTTAATCGAAAATAGAACAACGAAACAAACCTATAAAACGATACGTAAAAAAGGTAAAATCGTTTGGACAGATAAGAAAAATTTGGTGAAACAAATTGCGAGTGGTGATACAATTAGAGGACAATTGCATGGTGAATCTTTATATGGTGCAATAAAAACACCATTAAGAAATGAAAATAATCAAATCCTATTCAACAATGACAGAACAATGAAGCTGTCAGAAGAACCAATTCTAGTTATTCGTAAAGAATTAGTATACAAGAAAGATAATAATTCACCCGGATTTAAAAATTTAGATGAATTACAAAAAGTCATTGTAGACCAAGCTTTATTTGAAATGATTAAAAAACAAGTGGAAGAGGTTGGAGATTTTAAAACGGCTTTAAGCAATGGTATTTGGATGTTCGATAAAAAAGGTTATCGTGTAAATAAAATACGTAGAATTCGTTGTAAAGAAACGATGAAATTTAAAACAGCAGTTCAAGTACATCATCATTCTTTTCCTTCTAAATTCGAATATAAAGCAACTACTTTAGCTAAAAATGGAGAAAATGCACTTTGTTTGTTTTACAAAGAAGGGACAAACAGAGGTATGAATATTTTGAGTATTTCTGAGATTGCACAATTAAAACCTAAAGATGATACATTCTTTTTTCAAGAACCAGAATTTAATACAATACAATCGGGAAAAGGTAAAAAAGCGATTAATATTCCGCTTTATGCTATTTTAAGAACGGGTCAAAAAGTACTCTTTTATAAAGAGAGCATAGAAGAATTAAAAGAGTTATCGTTGAAGGATTTATCAAAACGATTGTATAAAATTTATCAATTTGAGAGTGATGGTCGTATGAAATTTAGACATCATTTAGCGGCTGGTATTGATACGGAGTTAAAAAAAATTAATAAAGAGTTTTCTTCGTTTAAATTGGAAGAAGAACCTATATTTTTAAGAATTAGACAAGCAGAATGGAAATTTGCAATAGATAATGTAGATTTCAAAATTCAATTAGATGGATCAATAAATTTTTTATAA
- a CDS encoding flavin reductase family protein — protein MQKTKSFEPNTKSFDNLLKHAISPRPICFASTVDKEGNVNLSPFSFFNIMGINPPICVFSPLRKMRDGSTKHTLENVWEHPECVINIVNYDMVQQQSLASVEYPKGVDEFIKAGLTPIASELVQPPRVAESLFQLECKVRDVISISDQPGAANLVIAEIVKMHVQDQYLNEEDNVSPYDLDLVARMGEDFYCRVIPASIFEVEKPTRTIGLGIDSLPEAVKYSKFLTGNHLGQLGNVEALPPAEMIENFKQQLAGRLELQKFKPAEVRHQVAAKLLDQGDVQSAWFWLLMEI, from the coding sequence ATGCAAAAAACGAAATCATTCGAACCCAATACGAAATCATTCGACAACTTATTAAAACATGCCATTTCTCCACGCCCTATTTGTTTTGCAAGTACGGTGGATAAAGAGGGGAACGTGAATTTAAGTCCATTTTCATTTTTTAATATAATGGGCATTAACCCTCCGATTTGTGTCTTTTCACCATTGCGTAAAATGCGTGATGGGTCTACCAAACATACATTAGAAAATGTCTGGGAGCATCCCGAATGTGTGATCAATATCGTGAATTATGATATGGTTCAACAACAATCTTTAGCGAGTGTTGAATACCCGAAAGGTGTGGATGAGTTTATAAAAGCCGGATTAACGCCTATTGCATCGGAGCTGGTTCAACCGCCTCGTGTCGCTGAAAGTCTATTCCAATTGGAATGTAAAGTTCGCGATGTTATTTCCATTTCAGATCAACCGGGCGCTGCCAATTTGGTTATTGCTGAGATTGTTAAAATGCACGTTCAAGATCAGTATTTGAACGAAGAAGATAATGTGAGTCCCTACGATTTGGATTTGGTAGCACGTATGGGAGAAGACTTTTATTGTCGTGTGATTCCAGCATCGATATTTGAAGTTGAAAAACCAACCCGTACGATAGGTTTAGGCATTGATTCGTTGCCCGAAGCCGTTAAATATTCAAAGTTTTTAACGGGAAATCATTTGGGTCAATTGGGCAATGTGGAAGCTTTACCTCCGGCAGAAATGATTGAAAATTTTAAACAACAGTTAGCCGGAAGGTTGGAACTTCAAAAATTTAAACCGGCAGAGGTACGTCATCAAGTAGCAGCCAAGCTGTTAGACCAAGGCGATGTGCAAAGTGCTTGGTTTTGGTTATTAATGGAAATCTAA
- the cas1 gene encoding type II CRISPR-associated endonuclease Cas1: protein MLKRTIYIGTPTSLKLKDNQLIIGDPLTQQVKGSVPMEDMAVLVLDHYQITLSHQAMVLLQQHNVAIISCDQSHLPLGLMLPLTGHVTHSERVKLQINCSEPLKKQLWKQTVEAKIYQQKALLDKLGKESTSMVNYFNNVKSGDTTNMEGIAAQYYWKQLFEDFTRERYGDAPNNFLNFGYAILRSMVARALVSSGLNPTIGIFHRNKYNAYCLADDIMEPYRPYVDEMVLEWINKPFQPTELTKESKAFLLAIATKDVVLDGLTRPLMVAISSTTSSLVKCLSGEQRLIRYPEMR, encoded by the coding sequence ATGCTAAAACGTACCATTTACATTGGTACTCCTACTTCCTTAAAATTAAAAGACAATCAACTCATCATAGGAGATCCTTTAACCCAACAGGTTAAAGGGTCAGTTCCTATGGAAGACATGGCAGTCTTGGTCCTCGACCACTATCAAATTACCCTTTCTCATCAAGCCATGGTATTACTCCAACAACATAATGTCGCCATTATCAGTTGCGATCAATCCCATTTACCGCTTGGATTAATGTTACCGTTGACTGGACATGTTACCCATTCCGAAAGAGTCAAACTTCAAATCAACTGCTCAGAACCGTTAAAGAAGCAACTCTGGAAACAAACTGTAGAAGCTAAAATCTATCAACAAAAAGCCTTATTGGATAAATTAGGAAAAGAGTCGACTTCCATGGTAAATTACTTCAACAATGTCAAATCTGGAGACACCACTAACATGGAGGGAATCGCCGCTCAATATTATTGGAAACAATTGTTTGAAGATTTCACCAGAGAACGATACGGAGATGCGCCCAATAATTTTCTAAATTTTGGTTATGCCATACTAAGAAGCATGGTGGCACGTGCATTAGTTTCATCGGGACTAAATCCGACCATCGGAATTTTTCACCGCAACAAATACAATGCGTATTGTTTAGCCGATGACATCATGGAACCTTATCGTCCTTATGTGGATGAAATGGTCTTGGAATGGATCAATAAGCCTTTTCAACCCACAGAATTAACGAAAGAATCAAAAGCTTTTTTATTAGCTATCGCAACCAAAGATGTTGTATTGGACGGATTAACACGACCACTAATGGTGGCGATTAGTTCGACCACCAGTTCACTGGTAAAATGCTTAAGCGGAGAACAGCGTTTAATTCGTTATCCAGAAATGAGATGA
- a CDS encoding YqaE/Pmp3 family membrane protein produces MILIAVLFPALSFLLRGKILTSVLCFILQITLIGWIPCSIWALASLLDERNKKRLNQ; encoded by the coding sequence ATGATTTTAATTGCTGTCTTATTCCCCGCACTATCCTTCTTATTAAGAGGGAAAATCCTAACTTCTGTTTTGTGTTTTATTTTACAAATTACACTGATCGGTTGGATCCCTTGTTCGATTTGGGCCTTAGCCTCGCTCTTGGATGAACGAAATAAAAAAAGATTAAATCAATAA
- a CDS encoding fumarylacetoacetate hydrolase family protein yields the protein MKFVTYVKEHQEKVGIIVNDLVYDLTQINPHLPSTLIELLADSAFSFPLIELIQKEIASGNYKHSIVENPQLLAPIPHPPSFRDAYAFRQHVETSRLNRGLEMIPEFDEIPVFYFSNHQAIQGPGKVYAMPEHFHQMDFELEVAIVIKKEGINIKAEEADEYIGGFMILNDLSARALQMQEMKLNLGPAKGKDFASMMGPYLITPDELEAYKVAPKEGHIGNCYDLDMICRVNSIEVSRGNFKDMHWTFAEIIERVSYGVKVYPGDIIGSGTVGTGCFLELNGTGKRKDENYIPQWLQPEDCIEMEIKGLGKLTNSVHLYQAN from the coding sequence ATGAAATTCGTTACTTACGTAAAGGAACACCAAGAAAAAGTAGGCATCATTGTGAATGATTTGGTCTATGATTTAACACAAATTAATCCTCACTTACCTTCTACACTGATTGAATTATTAGCCGATTCGGCTTTTAGTTTTCCTCTGATTGAGTTAATTCAGAAGGAAATTGCAAGTGGAAATTATAAACATAGCATTGTTGAAAATCCGCAATTGTTAGCTCCTATTCCCCATCCCCCAAGTTTTCGAGATGCGTATGCATTTCGTCAGCATGTGGAGACATCTCGTTTAAACCGTGGATTAGAAATGATCCCTGAATTTGATGAAATTCCGGTTTTCTATTTTTCAAATCATCAAGCGATTCAAGGCCCAGGAAAAGTGTATGCGATGCCGGAACATTTTCATCAAATGGATTTTGAATTAGAAGTTGCTATCGTCATCAAAAAAGAAGGGATAAATATCAAAGCTGAAGAAGCTGACGAATACATTGGCGGTTTTATGATTTTAAATGATTTGAGTGCACGCGCTTTGCAAATGCAAGAGATGAAATTGAATCTTGGACCTGCCAAAGGAAAAGACTTTGCCTCGATGATGGGACCTTATTTGATTACACCTGATGAATTGGAAGCGTATAAAGTTGCCCCAAAAGAAGGACATATTGGCAATTGTTATGATTTGGATATGATCTGTCGTGTGAATTCTATTGAAGTCTCTCGCGGAAATTTCAAAGATATGCATTGGACATTTGCGGAAATCATTGAACGCGTTTCATACGGTGTAAAAGTATATCCAGGTGATATCATTGGATCGGGAACGGTTGGCACAGGATGTTTCTTGGAATTGAATGGAACAGGAAAACGAAAAGACGAAAATTATATCCCGCAATGGCTTCAACCTGAAGATTGCATTGAAATGGAAATAAAAGGATTAGGAAAATTAACAAATTCTGTTCATCTTTATCAAGCCAATTAA
- a CDS encoding TonB-dependent receptor plug domain-containing protein has protein sequence MKRIFILISFIGYGSFAQEVKDTIAINEVSLLDNRLNTAISKENRNVYVLDKNQIDRLPAKTIQEVLQYASGIDLRQRGPFGAQADVSMDGGSFEQTLILLNGTKVIDHQTAHNALNLPIPLEAVERIEVIRGPAARIYGNNSLTGVINIVTRQPKRNGWYGHAYIGSNFEKDQEDTKDIFSNRGIQMGGTIAKENHQHQLFVSHETGNGTRYNTAFENNKLYYQTHYQFNTKHQITASYGYVKNAFGANGFYAAPGDKDSKEIVETSMVILQAKNQLSDRWKIQPRFSYRYNFDDYRYFKQDISRARSKHYANAFSGELNATYDGNAGKLGFGAEYRNEQINSTSIQSHTRDNLGLYAEYKTDLTSKLNVNAEAYINYNSQYQWQFFPGIDASYKIGSHLKIVGNVGTSQRIPSFTDLYLDQRPGNIGNSELKAEKAFQIEGGVKWTKSNWSVNAYYFYRKIDHFIDWIRQTTDQPWQANNFGDLKTNGLNAKVNYHYAWNKEQMVKVGLSYAYLDPKFKQTNTELASKYRIESLKHQWINTIDYQYKNFTLSLSNRYLTRQSYKSYAITDVRFNYRTFKNTTFYMDIQNVMNTSYNEVGAIPLPNRWLSFGVKFIGI, from the coding sequence ATGAAAAGAATCTTTATTCTAATCAGTTTCATCGGTTATGGAAGCTTTGCGCAAGAGGTTAAAGACACCATTGCTATAAACGAAGTGTCCTTATTGGACAACCGATTAAATACTGCAATTTCGAAGGAAAATCGTAATGTATATGTTTTGGATAAGAATCAAATTGATCGTTTACCGGCAAAAACCATTCAAGAAGTGTTGCAATATGCTTCGGGCATTGATTTGCGCCAACGTGGTCCTTTTGGTGCACAAGCCGATGTTTCAATGGATGGAGGGAGTTTTGAACAAACCTTGATTTTGTTGAACGGTACAAAAGTAATTGATCATCAAACGGCGCATAATGCATTGAATTTACCCATCCCTTTGGAAGCAGTAGAACGCATCGAAGTGATTCGAGGTCCTGCCGCACGAATTTATGGGAACAACAGTTTAACAGGGGTAATCAATATTGTCACGCGTCAACCGAAACGTAACGGGTGGTATGGGCATGCCTATATCGGATCCAATTTTGAAAAAGATCAAGAGGATACAAAGGATATATTTTCAAATCGAGGCATTCAAATGGGTGGGACAATCGCCAAAGAAAATCACCAACACCAATTGTTCGTAAGCCACGAAACCGGGAACGGGACACGGTACAATACAGCGTTTGAAAATAATAAACTGTATTATCAAACCCATTATCAATTCAATACCAAACATCAAATCACGGCTTCTTATGGTTATGTGAAAAATGCCTTTGGGGCTAATGGGTTTTATGCGGCACCTGGGGACAAGGATTCAAAAGAAATTGTCGAAACTTCGATGGTGATTCTGCAAGCTAAAAATCAACTTTCGGACCGTTGGAAAATTCAACCCCGCTTCAGTTACCGTTATAATTTTGATGATTACCGCTATTTTAAACAGGATATTAGTCGAGCGCGTTCTAAGCATTATGCCAATGCATTTTCGGGTGAATTGAATGCAACCTATGATGGGAATGCAGGTAAATTAGGTTTTGGAGCTGAATATCGTAATGAACAAATCAATTCGACCAGTATTCAATCGCATACCCGCGATAATTTAGGATTATATGCTGAATACAAAACAGATCTGACGTCTAAACTTAATGTAAATGCAGAGGCCTATATCAACTATAATTCCCAATACCAATGGCAGTTCTTTCCAGGAATTGATGCCAGTTATAAAATAGGATCTCATCTTAAAATTGTTGGAAATGTAGGAACAAGTCAACGGATCCCTTCGTTTACAGATTTGTACTTAGACCAACGTCCAGGTAATATCGGTAACAGCGAATTGAAAGCCGAAAAGGCATTTCAAATCGAAGGAGGAGTCAAGTGGACGAAGTCCAATTGGAGTGTAAATGCTTATTATTTCTACCGTAAGATCGATCATTTTATTGATTGGATCAGACAAACAACCGATCAACCGTGGCAAGCCAACAATTTTGGGGATTTAAAAACAAATGGGCTGAACGCCAAAGTCAATTATCACTATGCTTGGAACAAGGAGCAAATGGTAAAAGTAGGATTGAGTTATGCATATTTGGATCCTAAATTCAAACAAACCAATACAGAATTGGCTTCTAAATACCGCATCGAATCATTAAAACACCAATGGATCAATACCATCGATTATCAATACAAAAATTTTACACTATCCCTATCAAACCGATACTTAACACGCCAATCGTATAAATCGTATGCCATTACAGATGTTCGATTCAATTATCGTACATTTAAAAATACGACCTTCTATATGGATATTCAGAATGTGATGAATACGTCTTACAACGAGGTAGGCGCAATACCTTTACCCAATCGTTGGTTAAGTTTTGGAGTGAAGTTTATAGGGATTTAG